A stretch of the Leopardus geoffroyi isolate Oge1 chromosome B2, O.geoffroyi_Oge1_pat1.0, whole genome shotgun sequence genome encodes the following:
- the CALHM6 gene encoding calcium homeostasis modulator protein 6 — protein MDKFKAVLNLHLQHPGALGYGLVTLLTAGGERLFSVAVFQCPCSAAWNLPYGLVFLLVPALALFLLGYVLSARTWRLLTGCCARGARPGGCGPRLRAALVCVQLSATAAVAPLTWVAVALLGGAFYECAASGSAPLARLLCRGRDAACEAQLPLAPCHQARAPDAQDLLKELKAQSQVLGWILIAVVITFLLIFTSIIRCLSPVSFLQLKFWKIYLEQEQQILKSQATEHATELAKENVKCFFECSHPKEYNTPSIRDWQQISSLYTFNPKEQYYSMLHKYVHRTEKSDSIKSKEGDTVIPILGFVDTPGMHTTADL, from the exons ATGGATAAGTTTAAGGCGGTGCTAAACCTGCACCTGCAGCATCCCGGCGCGCTGGGCTACGGCCTGGTGACGCTCCTGACGGCGGGCGGGGAGCGCCTGTTCTCCGTCGCGGTGTTCCAGTGCCCCTGCAGCGCCGCCTGGAACCTGCCGTACGGCCTGGTCTTCCTGCTGGTGCCCGCGCTGGCGCTCTTCCTGCTGGGCTACGTGCTGAGTGCGCGCACCTGGCGCCTGCTGACCGGCTGCTGCGCGCGCGGCGCCCGCCCCGGGGGCTGCGGGCCGCGGTTGCGGGCCGCCCTGGTGTGCGTGCAGCTCAGCGCCACCGCCGCCGTCGCGCCGCTCACCTGGGTGGCGGTGGCGCTGCTCGGGGGCGCCTTCTACGAGTGCGCGGCCAGCGGGAGCGCCCCACTGGCGCGGCTGCTGTGCCGGGGCCGCGACGCCGCCTGCGAGGCCCAGCTGCCGCTGGCGCCCTGCCACCAGGCCCGGGCGCCCGACGCGCAGGACCTCCTGAAGGAGCTCAAGGCCCAGTCTCAG GTGCTGGGCTGGATCCTAATCGCAGTTGTTATCaccttccttttgatttttacaTCTATCATCCGATGCCTATCTCCAGTTAGTTTTCTGCAGctgaaattttggaaaatctaTTTGGAACAGGAGCAGCAGATCCTTAAGAGTCAAGCCACAGAGCATGCGACAGAATTGGCCAAAGAGAATGTTAAATGTTTCTTTGAGTGCTCACATCCGAAGGAATACAATACCCCAAGCATTAGAGACTGGCAGCAAATTTCATCACTATATACTTTCAATCCAAAGGAGCAGTACTATAGCATGTTGCACAAGTATGTTCATAGAACAGAGAAGAGTGACAGCATCAAATCTAAAGAAGGAGATACAGTGATTCCCATTCTTGGCTTTGTGGATACACCTGGTATGCACACTACTGCTGACTTATGA